One genomic segment of Desulfomicrobium sp. ZS1 includes these proteins:
- the nspC gene encoding carboxynorspermidine decarboxylase translates to MDGRTAYRFDPRQVATPSFVVDLGLIRRNLDVLAEVKERTGCKILLALKGFAMWSVFPILRQVLDGVCASSPHEARLGREEFKREVHAFAAGYSQADIFDLCTTADHIVFNSFGQLEKFRGLIATEAARLGREIELGVRINPEHSEGAVPIYDPCSPGSRLGVRRKDFRPDLLEGVTGLHWHNLCEQNADCLERTIAAAEKGFGEFFPRMQYVNFGGGHHITRSDYDVDLLCRLISEFKARHGVQVYLEPGEAVALNTGYLVSTVLDVTQADMPIVILDTSVPAHMPDVLEMPYRPHIVGSGLPGEKPWTCRLGGQSCLAGDVAGEYSFDKPLVPGDRLVFTDMAHYSMVKTNTFNGIQLPSIAVFEPEDDAMRVVRSFGYEDFKGRLS, encoded by the coding sequence ATGGATGGGCGCACCGCGTACCGGTTTGATCCCCGCCAGGTCGCCACGCCGTCCTTCGTGGTCGATCTGGGCCTGATTCGGCGCAACCTGGACGTGCTGGCGGAGGTCAAGGAACGGACCGGATGCAAGATCCTGCTGGCGCTGAAAGGTTTTGCCATGTGGAGCGTCTTTCCGATCCTGCGCCAGGTGCTCGACGGGGTTTGCGCCAGTTCGCCGCATGAAGCGCGGCTCGGACGGGAAGAGTTCAAGCGTGAGGTACACGCCTTTGCGGCGGGCTATTCCCAGGCCGATATCTTCGACCTGTGCACCACGGCCGACCATATCGTCTTCAATTCCTTCGGTCAGCTGGAGAAATTCCGGGGCCTCATCGCCACCGAGGCGGCGCGTCTGGGTCGCGAGATCGAGCTTGGCGTGCGCATCAATCCGGAGCATTCCGAGGGCGCGGTGCCCATCTACGATCCGTGTTCGCCGGGGTCGCGTCTGGGCGTCCGGCGCAAGGACTTCCGACCCGACCTGCTGGAAGGGGTGACGGGCCTGCACTGGCACAACCTGTGCGAGCAGAACGCCGATTGCCTGGAGCGCACCATTGCGGCGGCGGAAAAGGGCTTTGGCGAGTTCTTCCCGCGCATGCAGTATGTCAACTTCGGCGGCGGCCACCACATCACCAGGTCCGACTACGACGTGGACCTGTTGTGCCGGCTCATCAGCGAGTTCAAGGCGCGCCACGGCGTGCAGGTCTATCTGGAGCCCGGCGAGGCAGTGGCCCTGAACACGGGCTACCTGGTCTCCACTGTTCTTGACGTGACGCAGGCCGACATGCCCATCGTCATCCTCGACACCTCGGTCCCGGCGCATATGCCCGACGTGCTCGAAATGCCGTACCGTCCGCACATCGTCGGGTCCGGCCTTCCCGGCGAAAAGCCCTGGACCTGCCGCCTGGGCGGCCAGTCTTGCCTGGCCGGAGACGTGGCCGGGGAATACTCCTTCGACAAGCCGCTCGTTCCGGGAGACCGCTTGGTTTTCACCGACATGGCCCACTACTCCATGGTCAAGACCAACACCTTCAACGGCATCCAGTTGCCGAGCATCGCGGTCTTTGAACCCGAAGATGACGCCATGCGGGTGGTGCGGAGTTTCGGCTACGAGGATTTCAAGGGTCGGTTGTCCTGA
- a CDS encoding DUF2927 domain-containing protein produces the protein MNKHALFVIALILLFTSASAQADTDAILRDYIPSGTITRFEEPVLFWIGGKDRLEGQYYIDTVVNEVRRIIPHLSFKQVSSMNKANVRFFLTDSREEWQEAVTKSSQGMAGWQEVGDRIRGFTLLASSGGVIKKADIVLHLNFQTSGGQKLWIVRHELMHALGIMTHPKATLSTVLNSKQAQEEKNSIFSDADILVLKTIYRPDLSPGATW, from the coding sequence ATGAACAAGCACGCCCTCTTTGTAATCGCCCTTATCCTGCTGTTCACCTCCGCGTCAGCCCAGGCCGACACGGACGCGATCCTGCGCGACTACATCCCGAGCGGGACAATCACGCGCTTTGAGGAGCCGGTGCTGTTCTGGATCGGAGGCAAGGATCGCCTTGAAGGACAGTATTATATAGATACGGTCGTAAACGAAGTGCGCCGCATCATCCCCCATCTGTCCTTCAAGCAGGTTTCCTCCATGAACAAGGCCAATGTGCGATTCTTCCTGACCGACTCCAGGGAAGAATGGCAGGAGGCGGTGACCAAAAGCTCCCAGGGCATGGCGGGATGGCAGGAGGTTGGCGATCGCATCCGGGGCTTCACCCTGCTGGCCTCAAGTGGCGGAGTCATCAAAAAGGCCGACATCGTCCTGCATCTGAACTTTCAGACCTCGGGCGGACAAAAACTCTGGATTGTCCGCCACGAACTCATGCACGCCCTGGGCATCATGACTCACCCCAAGGCAACCCTGAGCACGGTTCTCAACTCAAAACAGGCTCAGGAAGAAAAGAACAGCATCTTTTCGGACGCCGACATCCTCGTGCTCAAGACCATATACAGGCCCGATCTTTCGCCCGGAGCCACATGGTGA
- a CDS encoding Mrp/NBP35 family ATP-binding protein, which produces MENMENNAPRTGSCDSCKDSSCSAAKREQGENDQDFEDRRALQSRLCHIGHKIMVMSGKGGVGKSTVAVNLAMGLMLAGKKVGLLDVDIHGPSVPTMLGLEGSNIEAGPDGLVPVELGNLKVMSMGFLLRNPDDAVIWRGPVKGNVIKQFLKDVAWGDLDYLIIDAPPGTGDEPLSICQLINPIDGAVVVTTPQRVAAMDVRKSITFCAQVGMKVLGVVENMSGFVCPKCGELTHILRSGGGRLMAEDMGVPFLGSIPIDPMVAEAGDMGEAFVMHHAASPTAEIMRSVVAPLLELPNVKQNL; this is translated from the coding sequence ATGGAGAATATGGAAAATAACGCCCCCAGGACCGGTTCGTGCGATTCATGCAAGGATTCCAGCTGTTCGGCGGCCAAGCGCGAACAGGGCGAGAACGATCAGGATTTTGAAGACCGTCGGGCTCTGCAATCCCGGCTGTGCCACATTGGACACAAGATCATGGTCATGTCCGGCAAGGGCGGCGTGGGCAAGAGCACCGTGGCCGTTAATCTGGCCATGGGACTGATGCTCGCAGGCAAGAAGGTCGGCCTTCTCGACGTCGACATCCACGGGCCCAGCGTTCCGACCATGCTCGGTCTGGAAGGGTCGAACATTGAAGCCGGTCCCGACGGGCTCGTGCCGGTGGAGCTCGGGAATTTGAAGGTCATGTCCATGGGCTTTCTGCTGCGCAATCCTGACGACGCCGTGATCTGGCGTGGTCCGGTCAAGGGCAATGTCATCAAGCAGTTTTTGAAGGACGTGGCCTGGGGCGATCTGGATTACCTGATCATCGACGCACCTCCCGGCACCGGTGATGAACCGCTTTCCATCTGCCAGCTCATCAATCCCATCGACGGGGCCGTGGTCGTGACCACGCCGCAGCGCGTGGCGGCCATGGATGTTCGCAAGTCCATCACTTTCTGCGCCCAGGTAGGTATGAAGGTGCTCGGAGTGGTCGAAAACATGAGCGGGTTCGTGTGTCCCAAATGCGGGGAACTGACCCACATCCTGCGCTCGGGCGGTGGGCGGCTCATGGCCGAGGACATGGGCGTTCCCTTTCTCGGCTCCATCCCCATTGATCCGATGGTGGCCGAAGCGGGCGATATGGGTGAGGCCTTTGTCATGCATCATGCCGCAAGCCCCACGGCTGAAATCATGCGCAGCGTGGTCGCGCCTTTGCTGGAACTGCCGAATGTGAAACAGAACCTCTGA
- a CDS encoding metalloregulator ArsR/SmtB family transcription factor has product MKLLTQTKALADETRLRLIGVLAAHELNVGEIVQVLDMGQSRISRHLKILMDAGLVVCQRHGLWAFYSSSAANGSRALFAAVLEGLKGLPEHQQDLDRAAQVLNDRRLSTTRFFDGIASDWNRLSREMLGDFALGPAIMKRLAASEMEKGTVVDLGCGPGLLLGHLAGAADCVIGVDNSARMLDAAAKLLPEGLEVSLRIGDLEHLPLRDGEADAAIMSLVLHHLAAPQDGIAEMGRVVRPGGQAVLVDFLLHDNETLRTRYGDRWLGFSQGDLQLWLEKAGFQELACECHAVNLGLTLMVVTARREEFSM; this is encoded by the coding sequence ATGAAACTTTTGACCCAGACCAAGGCCCTGGCCGATGAAACCAGGCTTCGCCTGATCGGCGTGCTGGCCGCGCACGAACTCAACGTGGGCGAGATCGTGCAGGTTCTGGACATGGGCCAGTCGCGCATTTCGCGGCATCTCAAGATTCTCATGGACGCCGGACTGGTGGTTTGTCAGCGCCATGGTTTGTGGGCCTTCTATTCGTCTTCCGCGGCCAATGGTTCCAGGGCGCTCTTTGCGGCGGTGCTGGAAGGGCTCAAGGGCTTGCCCGAGCACCAGCAGGATCTGGACCGCGCCGCGCAGGTCCTGAACGATCGCAGGCTCTCAACGACCCGCTTTTTTGATGGCATCGCTTCGGACTGGAACCGCCTGAGCCGCGAAATGCTGGGTGATTTCGCGTTGGGACCGGCCATCATGAAGCGTCTTGCCGCCTCTGAGATGGAGAAGGGCACTGTGGTCGACCTCGGCTGCGGACCGGGACTTCTGCTCGGGCATCTGGCTGGCGCGGCAGATTGCGTTATCGGCGTGGACAACTCTGCGCGCATGCTTGACGCGGCGGCCAAGCTCCTGCCCGAGGGGCTCGAGGTCAGTCTGCGCATCGGCGATCTTGAGCACCTGCCTCTGCGCGACGGGGAGGCGGACGCGGCCATCATGTCGCTGGTGCTGCACCATCTGGCCGCGCCCCAGGACGGCATCGCCGAGATGGGCCGGGTGGTCCGGCCCGGTGGCCAGGCCGTGCTGGTGGATTTTCTGCTGCACGACAACGAGACCCTGCGCACGCGTTATGGCGATCGCTGGCTCGGTTTTTCCCAGGGCGACCTCCAGCTGTGGCTGGAAAAGGCCGGATTTCAGGAGCTGGCTTGCGAGTGCCATGCCGTCAATCTGGGGCTGACGCTCATGGTCGTCACCGCCCGCCGCGAAGAATTTTCAATGTAA
- a CDS encoding sigma-54-dependent Fis family transcriptional regulator, giving the protein MSQPTKNLTVRTPTDAILESISDGVFTVDLEWRITSFNRAAEEITGVPRSEAIGRLCSEVFRSSLCGDNCPLQNTLQSGKPRIGTCGYIITAQGERISISVSTAVFRDENGQVIGGAETFRDLSEVDALKRELEGRYHVGELFSRSPRMHKLFSMLPAIAASPSTVLLTGETGTGKELFARTIHSLSAHASGPFIAVNCAALPDTLLESELFGVKAGAYTGATRDRLGRFAQARGGTIFLDEIGEISPALQVRLLRVLQERTFEPLGSSRTESTDARVIVATNRNLTELIRTGEFREDLYYRINVIRLELPPLRERKDDLPLLVEEFIRRLNRIQGRTVTGISTEALALLMAHDWPGNIRELENSIERAFVLCGEGRIDMDHLPDELTLLVPRGHFTEGRTMHDMIDRQAIHAALERNDFNRLAAARELGIHKTTLFRRMKRLGMALPERDGRSSTKE; this is encoded by the coding sequence ATGTCCCAGCCCACGAAGAATCTCACCGTACGCACGCCCACCGACGCCATTCTTGAGAGCATCTCCGACGGGGTGTTCACCGTCGATCTTGAGTGGCGCATCACGTCCTTCAACCGCGCCGCCGAAGAGATCACCGGCGTGCCGCGCTCCGAGGCTATCGGGCGTCTGTGTTCCGAGGTATTCCGCTCTAGCCTGTGCGGAGACAATTGTCCCCTGCAGAACACGCTTCAGAGCGGCAAACCCCGTATCGGTACCTGCGGATACATTATCACGGCCCAGGGAGAGCGTATTTCCATCAGCGTGTCCACGGCCGTGTTCCGGGATGAGAACGGCCAAGTCATCGGTGGAGCCGAAACGTTTCGCGATCTTTCCGAAGTCGATGCACTCAAGCGTGAGCTCGAAGGCCGTTACCACGTCGGCGAGCTTTTCAGTCGCAGCCCGCGCATGCACAAGCTCTTCTCCATGCTTCCGGCCATCGCCGCCAGCCCGAGCACGGTCCTGCTCACCGGCGAGACCGGTACCGGCAAGGAGCTTTTCGCCCGCACCATTCACTCCCTGAGCGCCCACGCGAGCGGGCCGTTCATAGCCGTCAACTGCGCCGCCCTGCCCGACACCTTGCTCGAATCCGAACTTTTCGGCGTCAAGGCCGGGGCCTATACCGGCGCAACCCGCGACCGGCTCGGCCGCTTTGCCCAGGCCCGAGGCGGGACAATTTTCCTGGACGAAATCGGGGAGATCAGCCCGGCCCTGCAGGTGCGTCTCTTGCGCGTGTTGCAGGAGCGGACCTTCGAGCCGCTCGGCTCCTCCAGAACCGAATCCACCGACGCCCGCGTCATCGTAGCCACCAACCGCAATCTGACGGAGCTGATCCGGACTGGTGAATTCCGCGAAGACCTCTACTATCGCATCAATGTCATTCGTCTGGAATTGCCCCCCTTGCGTGAGCGCAAAGACGATCTGCCCCTCTTGGTGGAAGAGTTCATCCGCCGCCTCAATCGCATCCAAGGTCGCACGGTCACGGGCATCAGCACCGAGGCCCTGGCTTTGCTCATGGCCCATGACTGGCCGGGTAACATCCGGGAGCTTGAGAACAGCATCGAGCGGGCATTCGTGCTGTGCGGTGAAGGACGCATCGATATGGACCACCTGCCGGACGAACTGACACTCCTTGTCCCTCGCGGACATTTTACCGAAGGTCGCACGATGCACGACATGATCGACAGGCAGGCCATTCACGCGGCCCTGGAGCGTAATGATTTCAATCGACTGGCCGCAGCGCGAGAGCTTGGCATCCATAAAACCACGCTTTTTCGGCGTATGAAGCGTCTTGGCATGGCTCTGCCTGAGCGCGATGGCCGATCTTCTACAAAAGAGTAG
- the metK gene encoding methionine adenosyltransferase — protein sequence MILNADHYLFTSESVTEGHPDKIADQISDAVLDCLLAQDPHSRVACETLVTTGMAIIAGEITTEAYADLPEIVRSTVREIGYVSSDMGFDANTCAVLSSIDKQSPDIAMGVDRAKPEDQGAGDQGMMFGYATTETGALMPAPIYYAHALSRRLAEVRKSGILNFLRPDGKTQVSVEYHKGKPVRIDNVVVSSQHTPEVTYEEIVEGIKREVIAKVMPADMMDEKTRIYINTTGRFVAGGPLADCGLTGRKIINDTYGGMGNHGGGAFSGKDPSKVDRSGAYMARYVAKNVVAAGLAGTCEVQIAYAIGVAEPVSVLVTTGGTGVVPDEVLTKAVKEVFDLRPYYIIKRLNLIQPIYRKSACYGHFGREDFVFPWEVTDAVADLKTAAKI from the coding sequence ATGATTCTCAATGCCGATCATTATCTGTTTACTTCCGAATCCGTAACCGAAGGCCACCCGGACAAGATCGCGGACCAGATTTCCGATGCCGTGCTTGATTGCCTTCTGGCTCAGGACCCTCATTCGCGCGTGGCCTGCGAAACTCTGGTCACCACCGGCATGGCCATCATCGCCGGTGAGATCACCACCGAGGCTTACGCCGACCTGCCCGAGATCGTGCGCTCCACCGTGCGCGAGATCGGCTATGTCAGCTCCGACATGGGCTTTGACGCCAACACCTGTGCCGTCTTGTCCTCCATCGACAAGCAGTCCCCGGACATCGCCATGGGCGTTGATCGCGCCAAACCCGAGGATCAGGGCGCCGGCGACCAGGGCATGATGTTCGGCTACGCGACCACCGAGACGGGCGCGCTCATGCCCGCGCCCATCTACTACGCTCACGCCCTGAGCCGTAGGCTGGCCGAGGTGCGCAAGAGCGGCATCCTTAATTTCCTGCGCCCGGACGGAAAGACTCAGGTCTCCGTTGAATATCACAAGGGCAAGCCTGTGCGTATCGACAACGTGGTCGTATCCTCCCAGCACACTCCCGAGGTGACCTACGAGGAGATCGTCGAGGGCATTAAGCGCGAGGTCATCGCCAAGGTCATGCCTGCGGACATGATGGACGAGAAGACGCGCATCTACATCAATACCACCGGCCGTTTCGTGGCCGGCGGCCCCCTGGCCGACTGCGGCCTGACCGGGCGCAAGATCATCAACGACACTTACGGCGGCATGGGCAACCACGGCGGCGGCGCATTCTCCGGCAAGGACCCGTCCAAGGTCGACCGTAGTGGCGCCTATATGGCCCGCTATGTGGCCAAGAACGTGGTCGCCGCCGGTCTGGCCGGAACCTGCGAAGTGCAGATCGCCTACGCCATCGGCGTGGCCGAGCCGGTCTCCGTGCTGGTCACCACCGGCGGCACGGGCGTGGTGCCCGATGAAGTGCTGACCAAGGCCGTGAAGGAGGTCTTCGACCTGCGCCCCTATTACATCATCAAAAGGCTGAACCTGATCCAGCCCATTTACAGAAAAAGCGCCTGCTACGGCCACTTCGGTCGCGAAGACTTCGTCTTCCCCTGGGAAGTGACCGACGCCGTCGCCGATCTGAAGACCGCCGCCAAGATCTAG
- a CDS encoding saccharopine dehydrogenase family protein: MSKVLIIGAGGVGHVVAHKCAQVPEVFSEIMLASRTKSKCDAIAASIKERTGRTIQTAALDADNVAETVALIKSFQPKLVLNVALPYQDLALMDACLETGVDYLDTANYEPLDEAKFEYKWQWAYQDRFKEKGLMALLGSGFDPGVTNVYCAYAQKHLFDEIHELDIIDCNAGDHGQPFATNFNPEINIREITQRGRYWERGEWVETDPLSWRMSYDFPEGIGPKDCYLMYHEELESLVRNIRGLKRARFWMTFSQNYLNHLKVLENIGMTSIEPVDYKGQKIVPLQFLKSVLPEPGSLGPLTKGKTCIGCVMKGVKDGKERKAYIYNICSHEGAYREVGSQAISYTTGVPAMIGAMMMLTGKWRGAGVFNMEQLDPDPFMEKLNVHGLPWVVVDL, encoded by the coding sequence ATGTCCAAAGTGCTCATTATCGGCGCCGGTGGCGTCGGCCATGTGGTGGCCCACAAGTGCGCCCAGGTTCCTGAGGTCTTCAGCGAGATCATGCTCGCCAGCCGGACCAAGTCCAAATGCGACGCCATCGCCGCGTCGATCAAGGAACGCACGGGCCGCACCATCCAGACGGCCGCCCTTGACGCCGACAACGTGGCCGAGACCGTGGCCCTCATCAAATCCTTTCAGCCCAAGCTGGTGCTGAACGTGGCCCTGCCCTACCAGGATCTTGCCCTTATGGACGCTTGCCTGGAGACGGGAGTTGATTACCTCGACACCGCCAACTACGAGCCTTTGGACGAGGCCAAGTTCGAGTACAAGTGGCAGTGGGCCTATCAGGACCGCTTCAAGGAGAAGGGCCTCATGGCGCTCTTGGGCTCCGGCTTCGACCCTGGCGTGACCAACGTGTACTGCGCTTACGCTCAGAAGCATCTGTTCGATGAAATCCACGAACTGGACATCATCGACTGCAACGCGGGCGACCACGGCCAGCCCTTCGCCACCAATTTCAACCCCGAGATCAACATCCGCGAGATCACCCAGCGCGGCCGCTACTGGGAGCGGGGCGAGTGGGTCGAGACCGATCCCCTGTCCTGGCGCATGAGCTATGATTTTCCCGAGGGCATCGGCCCCAAGGACTGCTACCTCATGTACCACGAGGAGCTCGAATCCCTGGTTCGGAACATCCGGGGACTTAAGCGCGCCCGCTTCTGGATGACCTTCTCCCAGAACTATCTCAACCATCTGAAGGTGCTGGAAAACATCGGCATGACCTCCATCGAGCCCGTGGATTACAAGGGCCAGAAGATCGTGCCCTTGCAGTTCCTGAAGTCCGTGCTGCCCGAGCCCGGCTCCCTGGGTCCCCTGACCAAGGGCAAGACCTGCATCGGCTGCGTCATGAAGGGCGTGAAGGACGGCAAGGAGCGCAAGGCCTATATCTATAATATTTGCAGCCACGAGGGGGCCTACCGCGAGGTCGGCTCCCAGGCCATCTCCTATACTACGGGCGTGCCGGCCATGATCGGGGCCATGATGATGCTGACCGGCAAATGGCGCGGCGCGGGCGTCTTCAACATGGAACAGCTCGATCCGGACCCGTTCATGGAGAAGCTCAATGTCCACGGTCTGCCCTGGGTGGTGGTGGATCTGTGA
- a CDS encoding MBL fold metallo-hydrolase, which translates to MHKTVLTVLVDNQAGFGCLAEHGFALWIEHGDERFLLDTGQGTALAENVRTLGVDLSRTDALVLSHGHYDHTGAVPMVLGAAPESRVYCHSGVTEPRYSISGGEVRDIRMPLFSMRALSTLPIERMHWNGGPQLIGDGIGLSGFIPRWTDFEDAGGPFYFDPHALRSDPVNDDQALWISTDKGLIVCVGCCHAGLINTIAHLKEITGESRILAVVGGLHLGAASQERLEKTVQALRDIKPGLLVPCHCTGEGPIAFLRDHLDCPVHTGYSGLRMDTSEF; encoded by the coding sequence ATGCATAAAACCGTGCTTACGGTGCTGGTCGATAATCAGGCCGGGTTCGGATGTCTGGCGGAGCATGGCTTTGCCTTGTGGATAGAGCATGGCGATGAACGCTTTCTGCTCGATACCGGCCAGGGCACAGCCCTGGCCGAAAATGTCCGTACCCTTGGCGTTGACCTGAGCCGCACCGACGCGCTTGTTTTAAGTCATGGGCATTATGATCATACCGGCGCGGTGCCCATGGTTCTGGGGGCCGCGCCGGAGTCCCGGGTTTACTGCCATTCGGGCGTGACCGAGCCTCGTTACAGCATCTCGGGCGGCGAGGTGCGGGACATCCGCATGCCCTTGTTTTCCATGCGGGCCCTGTCCACTCTCCCTATCGAACGCATGCACTGGAATGGCGGACCCCAGCTGATCGGAGACGGGATCGGCCTGAGCGGTTTCATTCCGAGGTGGACGGATTTCGAGGACGCGGGAGGCCCTTTCTACTTCGACCCGCATGCCCTGCGTTCCGATCCCGTAAACGATGATCAGGCCTTGTGGATCAGCACCGATAAAGGGCTCATTGTCTGCGTGGGGTGCTGCCATGCTGGTTTGATCAACACGATCGCCCATCTCAAGGAAATCACCGGCGAGAGCCGAATTTTAGCAGTGGTCGGCGGACTGCATCTGGGTGCGGCCAGCCAGGAGCGGCTGGAAAAGACCGTGCAGGCCTTGCGTGATATCAAGCCCGGCCTGCTGGTTCCATGTCATTGCACCGGCGAGGGTCCTATCGCCTTTCTGCGCGACCATCTGGACTGTCCCGTGCACACTGGTTACAGTGGCTTGCGGATGGACACGTCCGAATTTTGA
- the ahcY gene encoding adenosylhomocysteinase, with amino-acid sequence MTLPIDPKLDYKVADMSLADWGSKEMQLSEREMPGLMALIDKYGSDKPLKGLRVTGSLHMTIQTAMLIKTLQALGADVRWASCNIFSTQDHAAAAVVAEGLAKVFAWKGETLEDYWWCTEMALTWPDGTGPDLIVDDGGDATLLVHEGVKVEKDQTLLSRTTDNKEFRCVLDRLILSAKTDPQKWTRVAARIRGVSEETTTGVHRLYQMAKNGELLFPAFNVNDSVTKSKFDNLYGCRESLADGIKRATDIMVAGKVVLVCGYGDVGKGCAQSMRGFGARVLITEVDPICALQAAMEGYEVTTMTKGCQEADIFVTATGNYHVVRGEHMQAMKDEAIICNIGHFDNEIDMGFLENTPGCTKITVKPQVDKWILPSGKSLIVLAEGRLVNLGCATGHPSFVMSNSFTNQVLAQLDLAKNTYEPQVMILPKILDEEVARLHLARLGVELETLSKEQADYIGVSVTGPFKPDHYRY; translated from the coding sequence ATGACATTACCCATTGACCCAAAGCTTGATTACAAGGTCGCCGACATGAGTCTGGCCGACTGGGGCTCCAAGGAAATGCAGCTGTCCGAGCGCGAGATGCCGGGGCTGATGGCGCTCATCGACAAGTACGGCAGCGACAAGCCGCTTAAAGGCCTGCGCGTGACCGGCAGCCTGCACATGACCATCCAGACGGCCATGCTCATCAAGACCCTGCAGGCCCTCGGCGCGGATGTGCGCTGGGCTTCCTGCAACATTTTTTCGACCCAGGATCATGCCGCGGCGGCCGTGGTCGCCGAGGGCCTGGCCAAGGTTTTCGCCTGGAAGGGCGAGACCCTGGAAGATTACTGGTGGTGCACGGAGATGGCTCTGACCTGGCCCGATGGAACCGGCCCGGACCTCATCGTTGATGACGGCGGAGACGCTACCCTGCTGGTGCACGAAGGCGTGAAGGTCGAGAAGGACCAGACCCTTCTTTCCCGCACCACGGATAATAAAGAGTTCCGCTGCGTGCTCGATCGCCTGATCTTGAGCGCCAAGACCGATCCTCAGAAGTGGACCAGGGTCGCCGCCCGCATCCGTGGCGTGTCCGAGGAGACCACCACCGGCGTGCATCGCCTCTATCAGATGGCCAAAAACGGCGAACTGCTTTTTCCGGCCTTCAACGTCAACGACTCCGTAACCAAGTCGAAGTTCGACAACCTCTACGGCTGCCGCGAGTCCCTGGCCGACGGCATCAAGCGGGCCACGGACATCATGGTCGCGGGCAAGGTCGTGCTGGTTTGCGGCTACGGCGACGTGGGCAAGGGCTGCGCCCAGTCCATGCGCGGCTTCGGCGCGCGCGTGCTGATCACCGAAGTCGACCCCATCTGCGCCCTGCAGGCGGCCATGGAAGGCTACGAGGTCACGACCATGACCAAGGGATGCCAGGAGGCGGACATATTCGTCACCGCCACGGGCAATTACCATGTCGTGCGCGGCGAGCACATGCAGGCCATGAAGGACGAGGCCATCATTTGCAACATCGGCCACTTCGACAATGAGATCGACATGGGCTTTCTGGAGAACACCCCCGGCTGCACCAAGATCACGGTCAAGCCCCAGGTGGACAAGTGGATTCTGCCCTCGGGCAAGAGCCTCATCGTCCTGGCCGAAGGCCGCCTGGTGAATCTGGGCTGCGCCACGGGTCACCCCAGCTTCGTCATGTCCAACTCCTTTACCAACCAGGTTCTGGCCCAGCTCGATCTGGCCAAGAACACCTACGAGCCCCAGGTCATGATTCTGCCCAAGATTCTGGACGAGGAAGTGGCCCGCCTGCACCTGGCGCGTCTGGGCGTGGAGCTTGAGACCCTGTCCAAGGAACAGGCCGACTACATCGGTGTGTCCGTGACCGGCCCGTTCAAGCCTGATCATTATCGCTATTAA
- a CDS encoding NifB/NifX family molybdenum-iron cluster-binding protein, which produces MSRIALHHWQGRIAPVFDVGGRILVLAEGNREREEHVLLRGEPLHRAEDLLRLDVGTLICGAISRPMQEALMAGGIKVVGFVAGDLEQVIAAWERGDLDETFDMPGCRGRGHVRKRGMRRTTTNRASWRD; this is translated from the coding sequence ATGTCGCGCATCGCTTTGCACCACTGGCAGGGTCGTATCGCGCCGGTCTTTGACGTCGGCGGGCGTATCCTTGTACTGGCAGAAGGGAACCGTGAGCGGGAAGAACATGTCCTGCTGCGCGGCGAACCTTTGCACAGGGCCGAGGATCTGCTTCGTCTGGACGTCGGAACGCTTATCTGCGGGGCCATTTCGAGGCCCATGCAGGAAGCTCTCATGGCCGGCGGGATAAAGGTTGTCGGTTTTGTGGCAGGGGATTTGGAACAGGTCATTGCGGCTTGGGAGCGTGGCGATCTGGATGAAACTTTTGACATGCCGGGCTGTCGGGGCAGGGGCCACGTCCGCAAAAGAGGCATGCGGCGAACAACAACTAACCGCGCATCGTGGAGAGATTGA
- a CDS encoding DUF721 domain-containing protein, translated as MHKREKKVRSASEALGTVLGTPEAALELAIARLWRHWPEILGPEIAEMIRPLGHRKTTMLLGATNSMVMQEFSYFAQNILDKANSFLGNAYFQKVQIELMAGRPALDKSLLPKFPPRPAAPKPDILGNLLPCMDPSSPVTSCYRAYVRHFRPELDIPELDIPKLDIPKRDIQGDE; from the coding sequence ATGCACAAACGCGAAAAGAAAGTACGCTCCGCGTCCGAGGCGCTCGGCACGGTCCTCGGTACGCCCGAAGCCGCGCTGGAGCTGGCCATAGCCCGGTTGTGGAGGCATTGGCCCGAAATCCTCGGGCCTGAGATCGCCGAAATGATCCGCCCCCTGGGGCACCGGAAAACCACCATGCTGCTTGGGGCGACCAACTCCATGGTCATGCAGGAATTTTCCTATTTCGCGCAAAACATTCTGGACAAGGCCAACAGTTTTCTGGGCAACGCCTATTTTCAAAAAGTGCAGATCGAGCTCATGGCCGGCCGCCCCGCCCTGGACAAGTCGCTGCTGCCAAAATTTCCGCCCCGGCCCGCGGCGCCGAAGCCCGATATCCTCGGCAACCTTCTCCCCTGCATGGATCCCTCCTCGCCAGTAACGTCCTGCTACCGGGCCTACGTCAGGCATTTCCGCCCGGAACTCGATATCCCGGAGCTCGATATCCCCAAACTCGATATCCCCAAACGTGATATCCAAGGAGACGAATGA